CTGATTCGCCCTACGCCGCGTCCAAGATCGTCGGCGAGCAGTACTGCAGGCTCTTCACCAAGGTGTATGACCTCCCGACCGTCATCCTCCGATGCTTCAATGTCTACGGACCCAGGCAGGACATCTCCTCTCCGTACGCATCTGTCATTCCGAGATTCGTGACCGCCATAGCGAGAGGTGACAGCCCCCAGGTGTTCGGTGACGGCGAGCAGACGAGGGACTTCGTCTACGTCGAGGACGTCGTCGATGCGTTCACGCTGGCGGCAACTGCGACGGGGGCGGAGGGAGAGACATTCAACGTGGCGTCGGGAGAGGGCACCAGTGTTTTGGAGCTTCTCGAACGGGTGTCGGGGATCGTCGGTTGCACGACCGAGCCCGAGTTCCTACCGGAAAGGCCAGGCGATGTCAAGCACTCCCTCGCTGATGTCTCGAGGGCGGGGAGCAAGCTTGGATTCGCGCCTCGAGTGGGCATTGAGGAAGGGCTGCGGAGGACCGTGGACTACTTCAAGAGCCTTCATTGATTCTGCACTGTTTTGAGCGGTTGTGAGCAGTATTCGGTCGGGAGCACTGGCGAGGATGAGCGGAAGGATTCTATAGCCACCTTATGGCGAGCTTATGGAAAGCATATGGGATTACTATAGAAAGCATATAGAAGGTCTATGGCAGTCCTATGGTAGGTCTATTGTAGGTATATAGGAGTCATGGGAGAATCTCGATGTCGCGACTAACGCAGAGCGGAGTCCCATCGGCCGATGCCCAGACTGCTCAGAAGAATGAGAAAAGGTTCAAATACGTCCGCACGGTTGAAACGGACTGGAGCCCCAGATGCCGACGAGCCACTGGAACCAGCTGAACGAGATCATGGACATGGTCGTGCTGATAAGTCCCAAGAGCGTTCTAGA
This portion of the Candidatus Thermoplasmatota archaeon genome encodes:
- a CDS encoding SDR family oxidoreductase; protein product: MLEGKRILVTGGAGFIGSHIAERLCVENDVVVYDDLSAGRESNLSGFDGKVDFVRGDVRDSDALGEAVRGVNVAFHCAARVSVTESVEDPLGTSKVNIGGTLRLLWESKKAGVERVVFPSSAAVYGSSPEIPKREDMQPDADSPYAASKIVGEQYCRLFTKVYDLPTVILRCFNVYGPRQDISSPYASVIPRFVTAIARGDSPQVFGDGEQTRDFVYVEDVVDAFTLAATATGAEGETFNVASGEGTSVLELLERVSGIVGCTTEPEFLPERPGDVKHSLADVSRAGSKLGFAPRVGIEEGLRRTVDYFKSLH